A single region of the Gasterosteus aculeatus chromosome 1, fGasAcu3.hap1.1, whole genome shotgun sequence genome encodes:
- the LOC120826593 gene encoding voltage-gated delayed rectifier potassium channel KCNH8 isoform X3, translating into MPVMRGLIAPQNTFLDTIATRFDGTHSNFVLGNAQVQSVYPIVYCSDGFCELTGFARGELMQKSSMCHFLCGGETSDLLTSQMQKALDERREFKTEIILYKKSGSKFWCLLDIVPIKNEKGEVVLFLVSHKDITDNKDQDHADESETDEETGLEIHPVSRPPGLNMERRRSRAVLYHLSGHLQKQDKTKSKLKINNNVLGANANPVPEYKVADVQKSRLILLHYGAFKAGWDWLILLATFYVAVTVPYNVCFTAVEIREDGPSAARHPPSVSDILVEILFIIDIVLNFRTTFVSTSGQVVYDARSICIHYVTSWLFVDLIAALPFDLLYAFNISVNFGVHLLKTVRLLRLLRLLQKLDRYSQYSAVVLTLLMSTFALLGHWMACVWYFIGRSEIESNSPVTWDIGWLHELAKRLGTPYFLAPLTSLLGVPDVEPLHGSAGLPGSGQGNGSRARARTAGGSGTTLSGGPSVRSSYVTSLYFALSSLTSVGFGNVSANTDAEKIFSICTMLIGALMHAVVFGNVTAIIQRMYSRRSLYQTRTKDLKDFIRVHRLPKALEQRMMECFQTTWSVNNGIDVSELLKDFPDELRADIAMHLNNELLQLSLFESASRGCLRSLSLIIKTSFCAPGEFLIRQGDALQAIYFVCSGSMEVLKDNTVQAILGRGDLIGSDCLTQEEVIKTNACVKALTYCDLQYISLKGLREVLGLYPDYAQKFITEIQHDLTYNLREGHDTEADCESNGEIPKKLASIKEVEEGSGSEGEHSPVPKMPPLGRLGRGLRSPLRSPLRSPLLPQRAFRAASDPSRPASLQIPVVRFSCLQPDLSPRFVDGIETENQSGSAQKFDFSPSATQSFLPSPDSAAREEDDTMQTIAMLKHEMSVLSHQVTAVSQELQEMTRLLKPLFHSPSVLAIPVTPPPSVLSHSCSPALLAQRAPTDCLGDQSVPLPGEIDTLQCPSSRPVISHPPRVLDPTCTAPPVCHRSAPPSLNSSPREYTVMPHPLPSSSSSIPSLSSSTHPSYITPLLVDLSEPDREHPQSRLHLLSQAELTPWSHPRLQEPHPDLQQVEWGEHTAKLSFINEGQPSV; encoded by the exons ACAGTAACTTCGTCCTGGGGAACGCTCAGGTCCAGTCGGTCTATCCCATCGTCTACTGCTCCGATGGCTTCTGCGAGCTGACTGGCTTCGCCCGTGGCGAGCTAATGCAGAAGAGCAGCATGTGTCACTTCCTTTGCGGCGGCGAGACCAGCGATCTCCTCACCTCGCAGATGCAGAAAGCTCTGGATGAACGTCGGGAGTTTAAGACTGAAATCATTCTGTACAAGAAGAGTG GTTCCAAGTTCTGGTGCCTGTTAGACATTGTGCCCATAAAGAACGAGAAGGGTGAGGTGGTTCTGTTCCTGGTGTCACATAAGGACATCACAGACAATAAGGACCAGGACCATGCCGATGAATCTGAGACTG ATGAGGAAACCGGCTTGGAGATCCATCCGGTCAGCCGGCCACCAGGCCTGAACATGGAGCGCCGCCGCAGCCGCGCCGTCCTCTACCATCTCTCTGGACACCTCCAGAAACAAGACAAAACCAAGAGCAAACTGAAGATCAACAAT AATGTTCTCGGAGCCAACGCCAACCCGGTCCCAGAGTACAAGGTGGCGGACGTTCAGAAGTCTcgtctcatcctcctccactacGGTGCGTTCAAGGCCGGCTGGGATTGGCTGATCTTGTTGGCGACCTTCTACGTGGCCGTCACCGTTCCCTACAACGTCTGCTTCACCGCGGTGGAGATACGAGAGGACGGCCCATCGGCGGCACGTCACCCTCCGAGTGTCAGCGATATTTTGGTGGAGATACTTTTCATCATCG ATATCGTGCTGAACTTCCGCACCACCTTCGTGAGCACATCTGGTCAGGTGGTGTACGACGCCCGCAGCATCTGCATTCACTACGTCACCTCCTGGCTGTTTGTGGATCTGATCGCCGCCTTGCCCTTTGACCTGCTCTACGCTTTCAATATCAGTGtg AACTTTGGGGTTCACCTTCTGAAGACGGTGCGCCTGCTCCGTCTCCTGCGCCTCCTACAAAAGCTGGACCGCTACTCTCAGTACAGCGCCGTGGTCCTCACCCTGCTCATGTCCACATTCGCCCTGCTGGGCCATTGGATGGCCTGCGTCTGGTACTTCATCGGACGCAGTGAGATCGAAAGCAACAGCCCCGTCACCTGGGATATAG GCTGGCTCCATGAACTGGCCAAACGCCTGGGAACGCCGTACTTCCTGGCACCGCTGACCTCGCTGTTGGGAGTCCCCGACGTGGAGCCGCTCCACGGGTCCGCCGGGCTGCCGGGCTCCGGCCAAGGGAACGGCAGCAGGGCCAGAGCGAGGACggccggcggctcggggacgACGCTGAGCGGCGGCCCGTCCGTCAGGAGCTCCTACGTGACGTCGCTGTACTTCGCTCTGAGCAGTCTCACCAGCGTGGGCTTCGGCAACGTTTCAGCCAACACAGACGCCGAGAAGATCTTCTCCATCTGCACCATGCTGATCGGAG CTTTGATGCATGCTGTGGTGTTTGGAAATGTGACCGCCATCATCCAGAGGATGTACTCGCGCCGCTCCCTCTACCAAACCCGCACCAAGGACCTGAAGGACTTTATCCGTGTGCACCGGCTGCCCAAGGCCCTTGAGCAACGCATGATGGAGTGTTTCCAGACGACCTGGTCCGTCAACAACGGGATCGATGTCAGCGAG CTGCTGAAGGACTTTCCAGATGAGCTGAGGGCCGACATCGCCATGCATCTGAAcaacgagctgctgcagctgtcgcTGTTTGAGTCGGCCAGCAGGGGGTGTCTGCGCTCGCTCTCCCTCATCATTAAGACGTCCTTTTGCGCTCCCGGGGAGTTCCTCATACGCCAGGGAGACGCCCTGCAGGCCATCTACTTTGTGTGCTCTGGCTCCATGGAAGTACTTAAGGACAACACTGTGCAGGCCATTCTCG GTCGAGGCGACCTGATTGGCTCGGACTGTCTGACCCAGGAGGAAGTGATCAAGACCAACGCCTGTGTGAAGGCCCTGACCTACTGTGACCTCCAGTACATCAGCCTCAAAGGCCTGCGCGAGGTGCTCGGCCTCTACCCCGACTACGCCCAGAAGTTCATCACCGAGATCCAGCACGACCTGACGTACAACCTCCGGGAGGGACACGACACCGAG GCGGACTGCGAGAGCAACGGAGAGATCCCCAAGAAGCTCGCCTCCAtcaaggaggtggaggagggatcGGGGTCCGAGGGGGAGCACTCCCCTGTCCCCAAGATGCCTCCCCTGGGCCGGCTGGGCCGAGGCCTGCGCTCCCCACTGCGCTCGCCCCTCCGCTCCCCGCTGCTCCCCCAGAGGGCCTTTAGAGCGGCGAGCGACCCCTCGCGGCCCGCCAGCCTGCAGATCCCCGTGGTGCGCTTCAGCTGCCTGCAGCCGGACCTCAGCCCGCG GTTTGTTGATGGGATCGAGACGGAGAACCAAAGTGGTTCTGCACAGAAGTTTGATTTTTCTCCCAGTGCGACGCAGAGTTTCCTCCCCAGCCCTGATTCAG CGGCCCGCGAGGAAGACGACACCATGCAGACTATTGCTATGCTGAAACACGAG ATGAGCGTCCTCTCCCATCAGGTGACCGCTGTCAGTCAGGAGCTGCAGGAAATGACTCGTCTTCTCAAGCCCCTCTTCCACAGCCCCTCCGTGCTGGCGATACCTGTGACTCCGCCTCCCAGCGTCCTGTCGCACAGCTGCTCCCCGGCCCTCCTCGCCCAACGCGCCCCCACGGACTGTTTGGGCGATCAATCCGTCCCGCTGCCCGGAGAGATTGACACGCTGCAGTGTCCCTCCTCTCGCCCCGTCATCTCCCATCCTCCTCGGGTTCTTGATCCCACCTGCACCGCTCCACCAGTCTGCCATCGCTCGGCTCCGCCGTCACTCAACAGCTCTCCCCGCGAGTACACAGTCATGCCACACCCcctaccctcctcctcctcctccatcccctctctctcctcatcaaCCCACCCGTCATATATCACTCCCCTTTTGGTGGACTTATCAGAGCCTGATCGTGAGCATCCTCAGTCCCGTCTCCACCTCCTGTCCCAGGCTGAGCTCACTCCCTGGTCTCATCCCCGCCTGCAAGAACCCCACCCGGACCTGCAACAGGTGGAGTGGGGGGAGCACACCGCCAAGCTCAGCTTCATCAACGAAGGACAGCCCTCTGTGTGA
- the LOC120826593 gene encoding voltage-gated delayed rectifier potassium channel KCNH8 isoform X1: MPVMRGLIAPQNTFLDTIATRFDGTHSNFVLGNAQVQSVYPIVYCSDGFCELTGFARGELMQKSSMCHFLCGGETSDLLTSQMQKALDERREFKTEIILYKKSGSKFWCLLDIVPIKNEKGEVVLFLVSHKDITDNKDQDHADESETGERKPGQENEETGLEIHPVSRPPGLNMERRRSRAVLYHLSGHLQKQDKTKSKLKINNNVLGANANPVPEYKVADVQKSRLILLHYGAFKAGWDWLILLATFYVAVTVPYNVCFTAVEIREDGPSAARHPPSVSDILVEILFIIDIVLNFRTTFVSTSGQVVYDARSICIHYVTSWLFVDLIAALPFDLLYAFNISVNFGVHLLKTVRLLRLLRLLQKLDRYSQYSAVVLTLLMSTFALLGHWMACVWYFIGRSEIESNSPVTWDIGWLHELAKRLGTPYFLAPLTSLLGVPDVEPLHGSAGLPGSGQGNGSRARARTAGGSGTTLSGGPSVRSSYVTSLYFALSSLTSVGFGNVSANTDAEKIFSICTMLIGALMHAVVFGNVTAIIQRMYSRRSLYQTRTKDLKDFIRVHRLPKALEQRMMECFQTTWSVNNGIDVSELLKDFPDELRADIAMHLNNELLQLSLFESASRGCLRSLSLIIKTSFCAPGEFLIRQGDALQAIYFVCSGSMEVLKDNTVQAILGRGDLIGSDCLTQEEVIKTNACVKALTYCDLQYISLKGLREVLGLYPDYAQKFITEIQHDLTYNLREGHDTEADCESNGEIPKKLASIKEVEEGSGSEGEHSPVPKMPPLGRLGRGLRSPLRSPLRSPLLPQRAFRAASDPSRPASLQIPVVRFSCLQPDLSPRFVDGIETENQSGSAQKFDFSPSATQSFLPSPDSAAREEDDTMQTIAMLKHEMSVLSHQVTAVSQELQEMTRLLKPLFHSPSVLAIPVTPPPSVLSHSCSPALLAQRAPTDCLGDQSVPLPGEIDTLQCPSSRPVISHPPRVLDPTCTAPPVCHRSAPPSLNSSPREYTVMPHPLPSSSSSIPSLSSSTHPSYITPLLVDLSEPDREHPQSRLHLLSQAELTPWSHPRLQEPHPDLQQVEWGEHTAKLSFINEGQPSV, encoded by the exons ACAGTAACTTCGTCCTGGGGAACGCTCAGGTCCAGTCGGTCTATCCCATCGTCTACTGCTCCGATGGCTTCTGCGAGCTGACTGGCTTCGCCCGTGGCGAGCTAATGCAGAAGAGCAGCATGTGTCACTTCCTTTGCGGCGGCGAGACCAGCGATCTCCTCACCTCGCAGATGCAGAAAGCTCTGGATGAACGTCGGGAGTTTAAGACTGAAATCATTCTGTACAAGAAGAGTG GTTCCAAGTTCTGGTGCCTGTTAGACATTGTGCCCATAAAGAACGAGAAGGGTGAGGTGGTTCTGTTCCTGGTGTCACATAAGGACATCACAGACAATAAGGACCAGGACCATGCCGATGAATCTGAGACTGGTGAGAGAAAGCCCGGACAGGAAA ATGAGGAAACCGGCTTGGAGATCCATCCGGTCAGCCGGCCACCAGGCCTGAACATGGAGCGCCGCCGCAGCCGCGCCGTCCTCTACCATCTCTCTGGACACCTCCAGAAACAAGACAAAACCAAGAGCAAACTGAAGATCAACAAT AATGTTCTCGGAGCCAACGCCAACCCGGTCCCAGAGTACAAGGTGGCGGACGTTCAGAAGTCTcgtctcatcctcctccactacGGTGCGTTCAAGGCCGGCTGGGATTGGCTGATCTTGTTGGCGACCTTCTACGTGGCCGTCACCGTTCCCTACAACGTCTGCTTCACCGCGGTGGAGATACGAGAGGACGGCCCATCGGCGGCACGTCACCCTCCGAGTGTCAGCGATATTTTGGTGGAGATACTTTTCATCATCG ATATCGTGCTGAACTTCCGCACCACCTTCGTGAGCACATCTGGTCAGGTGGTGTACGACGCCCGCAGCATCTGCATTCACTACGTCACCTCCTGGCTGTTTGTGGATCTGATCGCCGCCTTGCCCTTTGACCTGCTCTACGCTTTCAATATCAGTGtg AACTTTGGGGTTCACCTTCTGAAGACGGTGCGCCTGCTCCGTCTCCTGCGCCTCCTACAAAAGCTGGACCGCTACTCTCAGTACAGCGCCGTGGTCCTCACCCTGCTCATGTCCACATTCGCCCTGCTGGGCCATTGGATGGCCTGCGTCTGGTACTTCATCGGACGCAGTGAGATCGAAAGCAACAGCCCCGTCACCTGGGATATAG GCTGGCTCCATGAACTGGCCAAACGCCTGGGAACGCCGTACTTCCTGGCACCGCTGACCTCGCTGTTGGGAGTCCCCGACGTGGAGCCGCTCCACGGGTCCGCCGGGCTGCCGGGCTCCGGCCAAGGGAACGGCAGCAGGGCCAGAGCGAGGACggccggcggctcggggacgACGCTGAGCGGCGGCCCGTCCGTCAGGAGCTCCTACGTGACGTCGCTGTACTTCGCTCTGAGCAGTCTCACCAGCGTGGGCTTCGGCAACGTTTCAGCCAACACAGACGCCGAGAAGATCTTCTCCATCTGCACCATGCTGATCGGAG CTTTGATGCATGCTGTGGTGTTTGGAAATGTGACCGCCATCATCCAGAGGATGTACTCGCGCCGCTCCCTCTACCAAACCCGCACCAAGGACCTGAAGGACTTTATCCGTGTGCACCGGCTGCCCAAGGCCCTTGAGCAACGCATGATGGAGTGTTTCCAGACGACCTGGTCCGTCAACAACGGGATCGATGTCAGCGAG CTGCTGAAGGACTTTCCAGATGAGCTGAGGGCCGACATCGCCATGCATCTGAAcaacgagctgctgcagctgtcgcTGTTTGAGTCGGCCAGCAGGGGGTGTCTGCGCTCGCTCTCCCTCATCATTAAGACGTCCTTTTGCGCTCCCGGGGAGTTCCTCATACGCCAGGGAGACGCCCTGCAGGCCATCTACTTTGTGTGCTCTGGCTCCATGGAAGTACTTAAGGACAACACTGTGCAGGCCATTCTCG GTCGAGGCGACCTGATTGGCTCGGACTGTCTGACCCAGGAGGAAGTGATCAAGACCAACGCCTGTGTGAAGGCCCTGACCTACTGTGACCTCCAGTACATCAGCCTCAAAGGCCTGCGCGAGGTGCTCGGCCTCTACCCCGACTACGCCCAGAAGTTCATCACCGAGATCCAGCACGACCTGACGTACAACCTCCGGGAGGGACACGACACCGAG GCGGACTGCGAGAGCAACGGAGAGATCCCCAAGAAGCTCGCCTCCAtcaaggaggtggaggagggatcGGGGTCCGAGGGGGAGCACTCCCCTGTCCCCAAGATGCCTCCCCTGGGCCGGCTGGGCCGAGGCCTGCGCTCCCCACTGCGCTCGCCCCTCCGCTCCCCGCTGCTCCCCCAGAGGGCCTTTAGAGCGGCGAGCGACCCCTCGCGGCCCGCCAGCCTGCAGATCCCCGTGGTGCGCTTCAGCTGCCTGCAGCCGGACCTCAGCCCGCG GTTTGTTGATGGGATCGAGACGGAGAACCAAAGTGGTTCTGCACAGAAGTTTGATTTTTCTCCCAGTGCGACGCAGAGTTTCCTCCCCAGCCCTGATTCAG CGGCCCGCGAGGAAGACGACACCATGCAGACTATTGCTATGCTGAAACACGAG ATGAGCGTCCTCTCCCATCAGGTGACCGCTGTCAGTCAGGAGCTGCAGGAAATGACTCGTCTTCTCAAGCCCCTCTTCCACAGCCCCTCCGTGCTGGCGATACCTGTGACTCCGCCTCCCAGCGTCCTGTCGCACAGCTGCTCCCCGGCCCTCCTCGCCCAACGCGCCCCCACGGACTGTTTGGGCGATCAATCCGTCCCGCTGCCCGGAGAGATTGACACGCTGCAGTGTCCCTCCTCTCGCCCCGTCATCTCCCATCCTCCTCGGGTTCTTGATCCCACCTGCACCGCTCCACCAGTCTGCCATCGCTCGGCTCCGCCGTCACTCAACAGCTCTCCCCGCGAGTACACAGTCATGCCACACCCcctaccctcctcctcctcctccatcccctctctctcctcatcaaCCCACCCGTCATATATCACTCCCCTTTTGGTGGACTTATCAGAGCCTGATCGTGAGCATCCTCAGTCCCGTCTCCACCTCCTGTCCCAGGCTGAGCTCACTCCCTGGTCTCATCCCCGCCTGCAAGAACCCCACCCGGACCTGCAACAGGTGGAGTGGGGGGAGCACACCGCCAAGCTCAGCTTCATCAACGAAGGACAGCCCTCTGTGTGA
- the LOC120826593 gene encoding voltage-gated delayed rectifier potassium channel KCNH8 isoform X4: protein MPVMRGLIAPQNTFLDTIATRFDGTHSNFVLGNAQVQSVYPIVYCSDGFCELTGFARGELMQKSSMCHFLCGGETSDLLTSQMQKALDERREFKTEIILYKKSGSKFWCLLDIVPIKNEKGEVVLFLVSHKDITDNKDQDHADESETGERKPGQENEETGLEIHPVSRPPGLNMERRRSRAVLYHLSGHLQKQDKTKSKLKINNNVLGANANPVPEYKVADVQKSRLILLHYGAFKAGWDWLILLATFYVAVTVPYNVCFTAVEIREDGPSAARHPPSVSDILVEILFIIDIVLNFRTTFVSTSGQVVYDARSICIHYVTSWLFVDLIAALPFDLLYAFNISVNFGVHLLKTVRLLRLLRLLQKLDRYSQYSAVVLTLLMSTFALLGHWMACVWYFIGRSEIESNSPVTWDIGWLHELAKRLGTPYFLAPLTSLLGVPDVEPLHGSAGLPGSGQGNGSRARARTAGGSGTTLSGGPSVRSSYVTSLYFALSSLTSVGFGNVSANTDAEKIFSICTMLIGALMHAVVFGNVTAIIQRMYSRRSLYQTRTKDLKDFIRVHRLPKALEQRMMECFQTTWSVNNGIDVSELLKDFPDELRADIAMHLNNELLQLSLFESASRGCLRSLSLIIKTSFCAPGEFLIRQGDALQAIYFVCSGSMEVLKDNTVQAILGRGDLIGSDCLTQEEVIKTNACVKALTYCDLQYISLKGLREVLGLYPDYAQKFITEIQHDLTYNLREGHDTEADCESNGEIPKKLASIKEVEEGSGSEGEHSPVPKMPPLGRLGRGLRSPLRSPLRSPLLPQRAFRAASDPSRPASLQIPVVRFSCLQPDLSPRFVDGIETENQSGSAQKFDFSPSATQSFLPSPDSGAPAAREEDDTMQTIAMLKHEMSVLSHQVTAVSQELQEMTRLLKPLFHSPSVLAIPVTPPPSVLSHSCSPALLAQRAPTDCLGDQSVPLPGEIDTLQCPSSRPVISHPPRVLDPTCTAPPVCHRSAPPSLNSSPREYTVMPHPLPSSSSSIPSLSSSTHPSYITPLLVDLSEPDREHPQSRLHLLSQAELTPWSHPRLQEPHPDLQQVEWGEHTAKLSFINEGQPSV from the exons ACAGTAACTTCGTCCTGGGGAACGCTCAGGTCCAGTCGGTCTATCCCATCGTCTACTGCTCCGATGGCTTCTGCGAGCTGACTGGCTTCGCCCGTGGCGAGCTAATGCAGAAGAGCAGCATGTGTCACTTCCTTTGCGGCGGCGAGACCAGCGATCTCCTCACCTCGCAGATGCAGAAAGCTCTGGATGAACGTCGGGAGTTTAAGACTGAAATCATTCTGTACAAGAAGAGTG GTTCCAAGTTCTGGTGCCTGTTAGACATTGTGCCCATAAAGAACGAGAAGGGTGAGGTGGTTCTGTTCCTGGTGTCACATAAGGACATCACAGACAATAAGGACCAGGACCATGCCGATGAATCTGAGACTGGTGAGAGAAAGCCCGGACAGGAAA ATGAGGAAACCGGCTTGGAGATCCATCCGGTCAGCCGGCCACCAGGCCTGAACATGGAGCGCCGCCGCAGCCGCGCCGTCCTCTACCATCTCTCTGGACACCTCCAGAAACAAGACAAAACCAAGAGCAAACTGAAGATCAACAAT AATGTTCTCGGAGCCAACGCCAACCCGGTCCCAGAGTACAAGGTGGCGGACGTTCAGAAGTCTcgtctcatcctcctccactacGGTGCGTTCAAGGCCGGCTGGGATTGGCTGATCTTGTTGGCGACCTTCTACGTGGCCGTCACCGTTCCCTACAACGTCTGCTTCACCGCGGTGGAGATACGAGAGGACGGCCCATCGGCGGCACGTCACCCTCCGAGTGTCAGCGATATTTTGGTGGAGATACTTTTCATCATCG ATATCGTGCTGAACTTCCGCACCACCTTCGTGAGCACATCTGGTCAGGTGGTGTACGACGCCCGCAGCATCTGCATTCACTACGTCACCTCCTGGCTGTTTGTGGATCTGATCGCCGCCTTGCCCTTTGACCTGCTCTACGCTTTCAATATCAGTGtg AACTTTGGGGTTCACCTTCTGAAGACGGTGCGCCTGCTCCGTCTCCTGCGCCTCCTACAAAAGCTGGACCGCTACTCTCAGTACAGCGCCGTGGTCCTCACCCTGCTCATGTCCACATTCGCCCTGCTGGGCCATTGGATGGCCTGCGTCTGGTACTTCATCGGACGCAGTGAGATCGAAAGCAACAGCCCCGTCACCTGGGATATAG GCTGGCTCCATGAACTGGCCAAACGCCTGGGAACGCCGTACTTCCTGGCACCGCTGACCTCGCTGTTGGGAGTCCCCGACGTGGAGCCGCTCCACGGGTCCGCCGGGCTGCCGGGCTCCGGCCAAGGGAACGGCAGCAGGGCCAGAGCGAGGACggccggcggctcggggacgACGCTGAGCGGCGGCCCGTCCGTCAGGAGCTCCTACGTGACGTCGCTGTACTTCGCTCTGAGCAGTCTCACCAGCGTGGGCTTCGGCAACGTTTCAGCCAACACAGACGCCGAGAAGATCTTCTCCATCTGCACCATGCTGATCGGAG CTTTGATGCATGCTGTGGTGTTTGGAAATGTGACCGCCATCATCCAGAGGATGTACTCGCGCCGCTCCCTCTACCAAACCCGCACCAAGGACCTGAAGGACTTTATCCGTGTGCACCGGCTGCCCAAGGCCCTTGAGCAACGCATGATGGAGTGTTTCCAGACGACCTGGTCCGTCAACAACGGGATCGATGTCAGCGAG CTGCTGAAGGACTTTCCAGATGAGCTGAGGGCCGACATCGCCATGCATCTGAAcaacgagctgctgcagctgtcgcTGTTTGAGTCGGCCAGCAGGGGGTGTCTGCGCTCGCTCTCCCTCATCATTAAGACGTCCTTTTGCGCTCCCGGGGAGTTCCTCATACGCCAGGGAGACGCCCTGCAGGCCATCTACTTTGTGTGCTCTGGCTCCATGGAAGTACTTAAGGACAACACTGTGCAGGCCATTCTCG GTCGAGGCGACCTGATTGGCTCGGACTGTCTGACCCAGGAGGAAGTGATCAAGACCAACGCCTGTGTGAAGGCCCTGACCTACTGTGACCTCCAGTACATCAGCCTCAAAGGCCTGCGCGAGGTGCTCGGCCTCTACCCCGACTACGCCCAGAAGTTCATCACCGAGATCCAGCACGACCTGACGTACAACCTCCGGGAGGGACACGACACCGAG GCGGACTGCGAGAGCAACGGAGAGATCCCCAAGAAGCTCGCCTCCAtcaaggaggtggaggagggatcGGGGTCCGAGGGGGAGCACTCCCCTGTCCCCAAGATGCCTCCCCTGGGCCGGCTGGGCCGAGGCCTGCGCTCCCCACTGCGCTCGCCCCTCCGCTCCCCGCTGCTCCCCCAGAGGGCCTTTAGAGCGGCGAGCGACCCCTCGCGGCCCGCCAGCCTGCAGATCCCCGTGGTGCGCTTCAGCTGCCTGCAGCCGGACCTCAGCCCGCG GTTTGTTGATGGGATCGAGACGGAGAACCAAAGTGGTTCTGCACAGAAGTTTGATTTTTCTCCCAGTGCGACGCAGAGTTTCCTCCCCAGCCCTGATTCAGGTGCCCCAg CGGCCCGCGAGGAAGACGACACCATGCAGACTATTGCTATGCTGAAACACGAG ATGAGCGTCCTCTCCCATCAGGTGACCGCTGTCAGTCAGGAGCTGCAGGAAATGACTCGTCTTCTCAAGCCCCTCTTCCACAGCCCCTCCGTGCTGGCGATACCTGTGACTCCGCCTCCCAGCGTCCTGTCGCACAGCTGCTCCCCGGCCCTCCTCGCCCAACGCGCCCCCACGGACTGTTTGGGCGATCAATCCGTCCCGCTGCCCGGAGAGATTGACACGCTGCAGTGTCCCTCCTCTCGCCCCGTCATCTCCCATCCTCCTCGGGTTCTTGATCCCACCTGCACCGCTCCACCAGTCTGCCATCGCTCGGCTCCGCCGTCACTCAACAGCTCTCCCCGCGAGTACACAGTCATGCCACACCCcctaccctcctcctcctcctccatcccctctctctcctcatcaaCCCACCCGTCATATATCACTCCCCTTTTGGTGGACTTATCAGAGCCTGATCGTGAGCATCCTCAGTCCCGTCTCCACCTCCTGTCCCAGGCTGAGCTCACTCCCTGGTCTCATCCCCGCCTGCAAGAACCCCACCCGGACCTGCAACAGGTGGAGTGGGGGGAGCACACCGCCAAGCTCAGCTTCATCAACGAAGGACAGCCCTCTGTGTGA